In the genome of Nycticebus coucang isolate mNycCou1 chromosome 12, mNycCou1.pri, whole genome shotgun sequence, the window tatttttaaacaacacACTTAAATAGTAAGTTAATTTGAATTTGTAAACAttcataagatttttttctttttctaaatgccAACATCTATgatttagaaaatttttcttatagaaatCTTATGCAATAATAGCTTCTATTTAAAAGTAATATGTTTATACTTATTGAGttaataagaaatattatttgaTGATTGACAAATTCTTAATTCTACTTATCTAaaagtaaacagtctagtaattTTCTAGGCACAGGAAAGCCAACTTTCACATAGTTTAATAGTTAATACTAAAGATTTAAACCTCTTACTTCCTTGCATGTTGTTTAACCCTAaatcaaaatcttttaaaatattgctatATTCAAGAAGCACATACCTCAATACCacttttctttaataaacttATCCCAATAGCATCTTTTACATCAtaagatataatttctttttggtCTCCTGATACATAAATGTGGCCATTGGTGAGACATCCATCTATATTGCACACCAAAAGTTTTATCTCCTTCAGCTTCTCTTTGCCAAAATAGCCATATCTATAAGAAGCCAAAATAGACTGTTGAGTACAATACTAATCACTCCTTACTATCTGGCTAACACCAGTTGAACTGAATAACTTGTCTTTCATTCAAATTATTCAAATATCACTCTTCAAATTTACTTCACATATATACTTCAACCTACAGTTCAAGAACTAAAAAATGTGTGATCTAACCAGATTATGTGTTCTCATTTCTTGAGTACGCCATGTAAAGGCACACTTTATACATATGTGTTCCACACATGGGCAAACTAAGTACAAAGATCATAAGATGTTTGGAGCATCAGAAATCAGTATGTAAAAGTATGGTTCAAAACGTCTGCTACAAATGATGTGAGGGTCTAGGGCAAAGGTCATAcaagttcttttttcctttttttacctTAGCACTCTTTGCTCTGCAATAGGCCAGTCAATATCCACGTCTATATCCACACTGTGCTCAGCGCGCATTTCGTAGTATGCCATTTTTCCACCCTAAAGATAGTGCAAACATCATGAGTGCTGTTTTTAACATTCATTCATATCTATCAAAAGCTTTATTATTATACAGAACAGTGAATTCATTTCTATAGttcagagaaaaatgaataacACAGTAAAATCAGTGACATACAGCAAAATAATTGCTTTTAGAGGACAAAGctcacaaaaaacaaataacatttttcaaactTCTAGCTATACGGTTCAAGTtccctagtttaaaaaaaaaaaaagatttctattttaCGAttgaaaaaagcagaaataatacTCATCCTCAAGTATTCTGACAAGGGATTTTCTAAAAATTCCTTTATCCCTTTTTTCCCCAGAAGTTTCTCCCATCATCACCCAAAAGCAGTATGAAGGTTTTTGGAAAAATAACTGTAGCCCCTATTGTACAGATTGTCTTAGATCCCTGAGCTACAAGTGAGAACAGATAGTAGTGTCCCAGTCACGTGTAGGCAGAGGCAGGGACAGTCCTCTGATTCTGGGGCATGCAGGCAAGAGAAGCTGCCTTTTCTCTGACAGTAATTACCTGACTAGATCAATTACtggaaaaattcatttttcagaaTTGTCAGGTTTTTTTACAGATCTTCTAACAATAAGAAATATCATTTTTCTCCACACTTTAGGAAAGTCCTCCTTAGAAAGGATCTTGGGAAGGGCAGTATCTATATAGATCAAATTTCATTTTCCGGAACACTCAAATTTAACTAAACAGCCAGTCTATGGTTTGACTATACACTGATCAGAAGattggaaaaaatagttttccctcttttcctcagCACATGAATCACATTAAAATTCTTACTacatagaaatttttttcttctttttttaatgttaattttttactaATATCAGGACCTGAATCTAAATCTTGATGGGTCCATTTACTAGATAATTTTTGCCTTGAGTCAACTACCTCATTTTtcagagcttcagttttctcttctgtaaaactaGGATGGAAACGTCCACCTCCTGTAGTGGCTATGCAGATTACATGAGACAACCTAAGTGAAGTACTTCATACAATCCATGGTATAGAAGAAGTGTTGAATAATAGCTACAACTAAAATTAACGAATTAAGAAATATATTAGACAACCTTGTAGGTGCTAAAGATGAGAGAGACATAcaaacctttattttaaaatgagagctGCTGGAGTCAGAACAGATAAAATGATACAGTTAAGGTCACATAGTTGTCTAAAGTTAGAGTCAGAACTAGAATTTGATTTTCCGGACCCCCAGGTTGGCTTCTTTCACCTTtgttacattctttttctttttaaaataatggaagtTACAGCCACAGTGTTACAGTCACGACCTAACTATAACGCAAACATGGATTACAATTTTGAATGGAATAATGGAATAATTTAAATAGCAGGATATGTATAGACATTCAGTacttgatgtttttatttttattttttgagacaagagtctcattctgtagcccaagctagagtgccacggcatcagactagctcactgaaacctccaactactgggttcaagtgatcctcctaattcagcctcccaagtagctaggactacagttcaggctggtctgtaactcctgaatttcaatcttcctgcctccgcATCCTACAGTGCTAGGCTTGAGTCACTGGCACCCAggctattttgttcattttttatcattataacAGAATTCCTTGTACAATTAATGTACATCCCTTGTACTTAATGGTTACCCCTGGGGTAGACCTGCAGGAAAGATGCCTCAGATGATAATCTTTTCCACTGCTGCCTTCCCTCTGATACTTACTTCACAGACTGCCATACTTCGTCCCTAGAACTCAAAGTATATCTACGAAAGGGttcaaaagaattttgaaaatgaaggtACAAACCTGTAAGTAACCCATCTCTATCAAATGTcttttagcaaaataaaatgatCCATTTTCATATAATTCTCCATCCCAGTCTTGTCTACGAGGCCGTTTAGCTGGATTCAAATTCAGAGGCTCAGTTACTTCACGaactaaaagcagaaaattacAGTCAGTTCCCACTGCTTTGAATATAGAAAGTGTTCATTTAGTAAcctcaaaaaaagcaaataaaaatgaactcagaATGTAGATGTAGATGAATAACTAAAAGgacctttttattatttatttatttatttttgcctgccacaaggcctggctattttagatTGCACACTTCACAGGCATAGAGAGAGTTATATTCACTGCTGTGTATGCAGAACCTATGTGAGTAAAGCTATGCTGCCTAGAGCTATTCCGTGTATATTTGCTGAggttttcttcctcaatttttttcttttcacatatacatgtgttcattagggcttccactttttgccttcacaaaattaaaaagccttaaaatttaacaacagtaacaatgtttaagataaggaccagaaacaaaaacctcacaaagaacaaacaaagacaaatacattcagaaaagaaatcaggtgattgctgcaatgaagtattaagcaataataataatagtaatgcaaagaaagtaacattcacattgtcaaataagagtatgtctattataaatgctttttaaaggaataaataattctgatgatttatctttgctttctaatagttaatagaaaaataaaatatcttacaaAGAAATCTAATAATTAAGGTTTTTGACTTTTAAACGTATATGATGCTTTGGAAGGACATCAGGGTAACCTTCACAAGAACTAAGCTTGTCATAAAATACCCATTTTCAGTGTTTAAGCCCTTTAACCTATTTCACATTTCCATATCAAGAGAAATACTGTGTGTTATTTATCTACTGCAGTTGAGAAATCACTTTCATGCAATTATTATACAAAACTAAGGATTTTCCCATTAAATTATCAAAGCTTTTATAATAactgaagaaaatgtttatacattatatattcttCTAGTAGTTAAACATACATTAAATACAAtaccaaattatatttattatcttaCTTGATAATGAAGGCCCAGCGACATCAACACTAACGATAACATAATGTTGTAAATAATGACTTTGGCATTGGCAGATTAGagatttctttgccttttcattACACTTCCCCCAaatttgagtgtgtgtgtttaagaGCTACTGACTCTTCATAATCTTTCCTCATTTCTGGCTGTCACTTCTGTGTATAAAGTCTTCTAAGAATAACCTCTAATCACTTCTCTCAGTAAACCATCCTCTCTGTTCAACTCTACACCAGTATTTGAAACAATTGAGGAAAAAAAACCTCAGCAAATATACACTGAATAGCCCTAGGCAGCATAGCTTTACTCACACAGGCTCTGCATACACAGCAGTGAATATAACTCTCTCTATGCCCCCTGGAGTCTGCAATCTAGTGGTGCAGAGAGCCAATAAACAAACTAGACAATTCAAGTGGtattttgaagaaaaggaaagagagggacaAGTCTTTCCTAGGATTAATGACTGCTTTCTCTCTGGAGATATTTGCTGAGTAAGAagagaaagtgtgagaaaaatcAAACTTGACAAAACCAGGGGATTCTGCAGGGGTAAGGAGAGACCAGTTTGTAATGGCCATGTGGACTTGAGTCACAGGTTGTCATCTGTAGGAACCCCAAATATAGTGCAGGCTCTTTACACCTAATGCTTCCACTTATAAATATAAGACTTTTGCTGAATATGCTGTGATACAGGAAGCTGGGAATGAGCTGGAAGGCAGGGAGACAGCATTATAGTACTGTGATGCTTAGACTCAAAAGTCCTGCTagaaaaggggaaggaaggggtggGTGCCAAGATGTATCTCCTGATGAGACACTTGCACGAAGGGATGAACCGAAATTAAAGTTTCGAGTCAGCCTAAATCCTAATTGGATCAAAGTGACTATTAGCCCCTTATCCTGATAAAAGAAAGGGTATGTATCTGGACAAAAATATGCACTCTAGTTAGGCATACCATAAAATATGAgatatatgaagaagaaaaaatatgtgaCTCACAATCAAGAGAAAAGTAATAATACTAACAGAACTACAAATGACACAGATGTTGAAATCTGCAATCAAGGATTTTCAAATAACTATAGTAAACATGTTAGAGAAATCagagaaaagtatttaaaaacctaaatgaaaagatggagaatttcaaCAGAAAAAGGAATATCTTAAAAAGGACTCCAAAACGCATCATAGAAGAAATAGCTCACTAAATAAGGTTTATAGCACATTGGACATGTCAGAAGAAATGGTTAAATGATTTAAGAAACTCAAATCTAAGTCAGTAGAAATTACTTAAAATGAAGCACAAATAAATAGGAAATGTAGAACCAATGTGAGAGACATGTGGACACCATAAAAttgtttatgatctatgtaaatTGGAGTTCTGGAAAGAAATAAGAGACCACGTGGCAAAAAAAATATTGGAAGAGATAATGGCTGAGAATTTTTGAAAGCTGACAGATATCAGCCTATAGATAAAAGAAATTCAGAGAATTTCAAGGAgggtaaatacaaagaaaaccataGCCATATAAATCAGAGTCAAACTGGAAAactaaagataaagagaaaatcttaaaagcagcctgaagaaaaaagacattttatattcaGAGAAACAACAGTCAGAATGATGGCTGatgtattttcagaaaaaaaatgggtGGAAGAAGCCAATGGAATGATATACGCATCTTAAATATGCATCTATCTTCAAAAGAATAACATCTTAAAAATGCAATCTTCAAATgctcaaaggaaaaataaggcctattaaaattttatattcaatgaaaatatccttcaaaaataaaggcaaattacagatattttagacaaaagctgagagaatttgTCACCAATTGTTCCATACTACACAATGGAAACATATAAATAGTTAACAGAAAGTATAAATATGCAGGGTGAAGATAAAAGATtaccttaaaataatttaaaaatactatcaaTTGTTTAATATAACAATAATGCATTGTGGGATTATAATACATAGAGAATTAGACTTTTCAATAATAGCATGAAAGGCAGGGGATAAACAGAACCATGCTAGTGTAAGGTTCTTAATTATTTGTAAAGTTGTAAAATACTGATTCCAAGGTAGATTATAACAAGTTCAAGTATGCAAGTATAATCTTTACAGCAGCAAAGTATTAATTTGGTCTAGCTGTCTTACCTCAATGAGAAGATTCAGAACTGATTATAAATGTCATTACCTACGACAGTTATGAATCAGATATTCTCTCTTACTGCTCCCTTTATACTCTCCTCACTCCTAAAGAACATTTACATACAAAACAATTGATCCTCTATCTCTGCAAGAAGGTTGTCCAGTTAGAAAAAAAACCTGATTCTcagtaaaatgagataaaatagacTGATAACAGATTACCTCCTTTCTGAATTTCGCTCCATCGAAACTGATGGCGTCTCacaacagagaaaacagaatcATATCCTTCTTCTCGAATCATTTCTGCAACTTTTTGAAGGTCAGTAGGATGTAAACACGGAGAAGTAGCTTGAATATTTCCTACAATGTCAACCTcttaaaaagccaaaacaaatgaaaaagacatcAAAATAAAGTCCCTTGTAAGTAAGACTAAGATTTtgaattcaaatattaaaataggTCTTGTAAGATAAGAAAGGTGGAAATTACATGAAATGTTGAATAAACTATTAATCAAACTCATACCATTGTGATAGTTCAGAAATTCTATGATGGCATCTAGTGAGGTAGAGCTGTCTTTTGAAACTTCAGAACTTCTTCGATGAACTTGTGCACCAAATTGTTTGGCCACGTTCTCAATTTCATCATGGTCTGTTGAAACCCACACACtgttcagacattaaaaaaaaaaaaattaaacagctgAATAAATCACTAGTTACAAAGTATAGCTCTGTAACCCTAAAATACAGCTTACATAATTTGAGAATAGTTTTTATACCATCAAAAtaatattacagatacaaagttatataaaatgtaaagaaattagttttatgtaaattatattagTATCTGAATAGAAGTGTTGTCTTAGATATACTTAGATTTACTTAGATATAGTATACTTAgacttatattttattaattgcaCATTACCTATTACTTACATACATATTATTTAGGTAGCCCTAGAAATAGTTTTctaaaattggaagaaaaaatttgttatttttaggaTTACTGgtatattaagaaaaatagcaCTAAAAGTCAAAGCtaaaggaaagcaaagaagatCCTGCTTATTATTCCCATCCAAATCCAATATGCTATAGTAAAGTACTTTAATATACttgctaagaaaaaaatggacttcACTTAGCCAAACTATAAAGGTAAAACTGTTTCAGATTTAACAGAGAAAAAATGCACAAGTCTCGGctcaaaacaaacagataaaccaACTCTTTTTCTTAATAACGAGTATGTAGATAATTGAACACAGAATCATACAGCCATTGAAAACAGCAGATGTGGTGGATACAATTTGATGGATTCAGGAAAATTTAATTTAACATTCTATTAACCACACTTAACTACTTCTCTATTTAGACTTTATCAGATGACAACTAAAGACAAAATATTATTTAGGGGAGGTGTACTAGAGACTGGGTGCTAGTCTCTACCGAAGTTTTGCTTCCTGGACCTTCACAAATTTCCACTGCTAGCAATAGCAGATATGGATATGACTCTATTCAGAATAGTCAAATCACTTTGAACAGTGATTTTACACAAAGGTATTTTTGTGACTTAATAGTTTTtgacatacatacacacataatgaacaaacatttttttctttcatcccattTATTCGCTATCTATGGAAAGGGAATTGCATGTTTCATATGTCCATGCACAAGTAtcaaaagtgaagaaagaatgtgagaaactaaagaaaaatttcaaataactctggatttcatttattaatttcatttgctCCCTTTTAATATTTGTAGAAGAAAGATTTAAATCAAGGGATAAAGTCAATAATCAAAATGAAGTGTTTCAAAAGGAAGCCTGAGAAACAAGATGAGCCACTGACTCAGGAGTCAGAAGTCTGATGCTGTCTGTTCATGTCACTGGGGAAAGGTAGGACACAGGagtcctcatcctcctccctcttgAAATCTGAAATAGTTTCAGGATCAATCTTTCACTGGAGAAAAGCCACGGTCAGAGGTATATAATAAAGTAAAGTACCATTGAAATTcagtgtggtttctttttttattatttttattctttttgtagagacagagtctcactttatcgtcctcagtaaagtgccatgacatcacacggctcacagcaaccgccagttcttgggcttacatgattctcttgcctcagcctcccgagtagctgggactacaggtgtccaccacaatgcccagctagcatGTGTTTAAAATAGAGAAGTAAAGGGAGGACGATAAGGTAGTAAATAGAATATAGTAAAAAGTGAATAAGAAAAGCCAAAGACATGGGTGTTCTGACATCTTATTTATGTCTAATTTATTAACTGAAATAAATTACTAATGACATGTACTTTACTATCTTGATCTTTATTGTAATGAAAATTCAATACCAGAGGGTTTGGTGATCTTTAGGAAATgtttgaaagataaataaaaaaaataatagaagtttaaagtttgtttacttatttatcttccttcctttcttccttcattccttcatgAAATGTTCACTGAGTGCCTATTCTATCCCAGATACTATTCTGGACACTAGGGATGTGAAAACATAGATATAGTCCATTTCTCGAGAAGCTCTTAGTCTAATGTAAGtgactaagggcaacatagtactATAATTTCCTTTAAACCAATTAAATAACTATACTCTTGATAATGATTTACTTTTTACAAAGTACTTTTGCAGTGCCTAGTACACGCCAGGTGCTTAATATGTATTGAATAATGAAACAGTAAGTGTTTAAGAGCATAAGCTGAGCTCTGAAAGGAGaaaggttcaaatcctggcttcatTCCATGCTAACATAGGACCCTGGGAAAAATCTATAATCTCCCTATGCCTTAATTTTCAGTAAAATGGAGGTAGTGATGATAGTGGGTACCTCACATGGCTGTTAGGAGGattaaatataaaacacttacaaaagaataaacatttaataaatgttaatgatttaaaatactaaaataggaATGGTAATAAAGGAACATCTACTCTATCTCAATTAATCCTCACACTAGATCTGCTGGAAGGAAAACTGAAGTTCTGCTTTCAGATCTTCTAAGGCCCAAATGTTCAGTTTGTATGCATTATGTAAGGCAATGATGCtaagaatacaaaaatatgaaaatcatatCCCATATGCACAGTTAAAATGAGCATCTATTAAAGGGACTGAGTAGATAATTTTCCTTCGGTCTAAGGGCATCAGATGAATataagcaaagagaaagaataaacaaGTGAGCAAATAGgcctaacaaaatttaaaatcaagtCGAATAAATGTCAAAGTCTAACGCCAATGGCTTTGGCCTTGAATAAAGTTATACTACATCTAACAGGATTAACAGGAATATCAACCTGTGACAATTAATTTTAATCATAAATGCCATTTTACGGATAATAACACAGCATAGGCCTTTCATTAATCATAAATCTATATCCTAGAAATGAAactaaagacatttatttttcacaattatgttaggcaatatttaaaaatcaatttgttCTGAAGTTTGTTTACCCAGCACTGAACCACTGTTGAAAATGAAGCTCTTACAAAGGCAATTCTAGTAATAACActttattaaatggaaaaaaaaatcatctgctAACTACCCTAGTTAGTATGTAAAGCCTCGCAACCTCAAGAGTGTTATTAGCTTTGATTCTGAGCAGGACAGAGAAACCGGCTTCTCTTAAGTCAAATCAtagttttgaacaaaataatcTCCAAGGTATCTtctaattctgaaaaaaaaaaaaaaatcagacagttACAATTTTCTTCCATTGTCTTCTAAggtaaatattttgaagaaaaaaataagggagtGGAAGGTATGAAGGGCACCCCAAAGTCCTCCTGCAGCTTTACAGCAAGTCAATTAAATTCAAATCAACACATTTTAACTGAAGAGCTAATATATAAAGCACACGAAAAATGAATAGGATAGTACCTGCTCACAAGAAGCTTTTTACCTAGGTCATCTcaggccaaatccagcccactCCTCAGCCTgtttttgtaatgttttattggaatacagccacactcattcatttatgtacTATCATGGCCATTTTCACAACATACAACAGCAGAGCAGCAGAGCTGCAACGGAGACCATCTGgcttgcaaagcctaaaatattaacTATCTGGCCCTTTAGAAAAGAAGTCTGTAGACcactgaaatagaaaatataggcACATTTCCACTAACCCTTCAAAGTCAAAAAATACTAGCACTAGATACACTTCTGAAAATTGTAACTTTCCtattttataagaaaggaaaCTGTGGCCCACGAAAGAGGTGAAGATAGTAAAAACCTCTAAAGTAAGGGAAAACTGCCAAAAGATCACATATGATGTGCCAGGCTCCATAGGGCTGCACagacattatctcacttaattccCTTGGCAAGCCTATGAGGTAGATCTTTAAGTACATTTTGTCGAGACTGGGGCACAGACGTTAAGTGATTTATCCAAGGTTGCATGCAGTTAATACATGGCGAATTCAGACCCCAAGGTCTATGATCTGACCTCCCTGCATAGCACATGCACTACATGAAAGTACGAACAACTTTGCTATGTATGGGAAAACAaaagcactattttttctttctttttctttttaagacagtctcattttgtggctcttggtagagtgctgtgacatcatagctcacagcaacctcaaactcttgggctcaagtgattctcttgcctcaacctcctgagtagctgggactaccggtgcctaccacaatgcccgattattattatttttaagaaacgggggtcttgatcttgctcaggctggtctggaactcctgagctcaatctacctgcctcggcctcccagagtgctaggactataggcatgagccacccacaaTTACTTTTCAATGAGGGGATCAGAAAAGGCTTCATGGAGAAAGTAGTGCTGGTCCCTTCTATTACCTTTTGAGTTAAATTCTGGAAAGGATGCTATATAGTCAGCAGTCTTGAGACCTGAAGAGTAAATTCACATTATTACATAATATTGTAAGTTAGCAAAGGCAGAGTTAAAAATATGCTCATTTTGCTAACTGAAGgaaatatggttttatttcttttaaaattcgcTATTTTGTTATAGTGACATATACCATAGGTGGTCATATTTCGCTATTATGTTATAGTGACAGATACCATAGGTGGTCAAAGGACAAAACACCATCCCTCTAGTCAAAAAGCTCATACTCAAGATGTATGAAATAAAActaattggttaaaaaaaacGTTGATActtgaatcatttatttttaaagaaattttgtatTAAAGCATCTTAatatacagaaaaaggaaaatgtttaatatatacatatatttttccaatCATTTCATAGCAAAATCCCTACTGTGTGATGGTATGGCTGTTAGGTTTTGACTCCCATAATCTTATTCCTCTCACTCTTGGTAATTGTATCCCAATTTCCCTCTGTATGAACCTGCCCTGTGTTTCAGTGGGAGCTCCATTCCTGGCTCCAAGAGTGAAAGATGTAGCTGAACTGTACCAACACAAGCACTGTGCTCACAAATAAGCAGGGACCCAAAGAGGTGCCATGAGACTTTTTTTAAAGCTCCAAAGAGAGCAGCTCTTTCTGACTACACTTAAACCTGGAAGGATATGAAGAATGTTGTCAAGGATAAACAAAGCCATCCTAGTTAAACTGGTAAGGACAAGTTATATGTTGTAACTACTGCAATAGGGAAGAGCCCAGCATGAACTCAACTCAAATTCCCTGAAAACAAAAGGCTGGAGACTTTAAAGACTGAGGTGTGCTGAGGGAAGGTGCTAAGCAGTGTTAAGCC includes:
- the CMAS gene encoding N-acylneuraminate cytidylyltransferase yields the protein MDSVEKGAATSVSNPRGRPSRGRPPKLQRNSRGGQGRGVEKPPHLAALILARGGSKGIPLKNIKHLAGVPLIGWVLRAALDSGVFQSVWVSTDHDEIENVAKQFGAQVHRRSSEVSKDSSTSLDAIIEFLNYHNEVDIVGNIQATSPCLHPTDLQKVAEMIREEGYDSVFSVVRRHQFRWSEIQKGVREVTEPLNLNPAKRPRRQDWDGELYENGSFYFAKRHLIEMGYLQGGKMAYYEMRAEHSVDIDVDIDWPIAEQRVLRYGYFGKEKLKEIKLLVCNIDGCLTNGHIYVSGDQKEIISYDVKDAIGISLLKKSGIEVRLISERACSKQTLSSLKLDCKMEVNVSDKLAFVDEWRKEMGLCWKEVAYLGNEVTDEECLKRVGLSGSPADACSTAQKAVGYICKCNGGRGAIREFAEHIFLLMEKVNNSCQK